A genomic window from Silene latifolia isolate original U9 population chromosome 11, ASM4854445v1, whole genome shotgun sequence includes:
- the LOC141612673 gene encoding auxin-induced protein IAA6-like: MASLGFELEITELRLGLPGGIMRRISEEKKTKKRRVFSEVEKGNVGSTTKNVTVVVGWPPVCSHRRKSFESERDNGIEASKRLVKISMDGVPFLRKVDLNGFKDYSRFVASLEKLFGCSGLENVSVKHMTKEALEEYAENCEYVLIYEDKDGDWLLVGDVPWRLFIESCKRLRIMKSENVKSFQMQCTL, encoded by the exons ATGGCTAGTCTAGGGTTTGAACTCGAGATCACAGAGCTAAGGCTAGGGCTTCCAGGTGGAATAATGAGACGTATTAGTGAAGAAAAGAAAACTAAGAAAAGAAGGGTGTTTTCAGAGGTGGAAAAGGGCAATGTGGGATCTACAACAAAGaatgtgacggtggtggtcgggTGGCCACCGGTGTGCTCACATAGAAGGAAGAGCTTTGAAAGTGAGAGAGATAATGGCATTGAGGCATCAAAGAGGCTTGTCAAAATTAGCATGGATGGTGTGCCTTTCCTTAGGAAGGTTGATCTTAATGGGTTTAAGGACTACTCTCGCTTTGTTGCTTCTTTGGAGAAGCTCTTTGGTTGCTCTGGCCTTG AAAACGTATCGGTTAAGCATATGACAAAAGAGGCATTGGAGGAATATGCAGAGAATTGCGAGTACGTACTTATTTATGAAGACAAGGATGGAGATTGGCTCCTAGTAGGTGATGTCCCATGGAG ATTGTTTATTGAGTCATGCAAAAGGCTGAGGATTATGAAATCAGAAAATGTCAAGAGCTTCCAAATGCAATGTACTCTGTAA